GCGCAGCTGCGGCGCGCGATCCGCAACCTGGTGGACAACGCGCGTGAGCACGCCGCGAGCCGGATCACCGTGCGCACCGGCAGCGACGGGGCCACCGCGGTGGTCGAGGTCGGCGACGACGGGCCCGGGGTGCCGGCGGAGGACCGGGAACGGATTTTCGAGCGGTTCGTGCGGCGGGACGACTCGCGGCACCACAACACGTCCGGGACCGGCGGGTCGGCCGGGCTGGGACTGGCGATCGTGGCGGGCATCGCGGCCCGGCACGGCGGTGCCGCCGAATGCGGGGACAGCGGTGATCCGGCCTGCCCCGGCGCGCGGTTCCGCATCCGGCTGCCGTTGCGGGAGGAACCCTGATGCGTGTGCTGGTGGTGGAAGACGAGCAGGTGTTCGCCGAAACCCTGCGCAAGGGCCTGACCGCGGAGGGGTTCGCGGTGGAGGTCGCGCACACCGGTCCGGACGGCCTGTGGCTGGCGCGGGAGCAGCAGTTCGACGTCGTCGTGCTCGACCTGATGCTGCCCGGGCTGTCCGGGTACGAGGTGCTCAAGCGGCTGCGGCAGAGCGAGAACTGGACGCCGGTGCTGGTGCTGACCGCGAAGGACGGTGAGTACGACGAGGCGGACGCGTTCGACCTGGGTGCCGACGATTACCTGACGAAGCCGTTCTCCTACGTGGTGCTGCTCGCCCGGTTGCGGGCGCTGCTGCGGCGGGGAGCGCCGGAGCGGCCTGCCGTGCTCACCCTGGCGGATCTGCGGCTGGACCCGGCGGCGCGGACGGTGCACCGCGGCGAGCGTGAGATCGAGCTGACCGCGCGCGAGTTCGGTCTGCTGGAGTTCCTGCTGCGGCGGCGCGGTGAAGCGCTGAGCAAGCGGGAGATCCTCACCCACGTGTGGGACGCCCACTACGACGGTGACGAGAACATCGTCGAGGTCTACGTCGGCTACCTGCGGCGCAAGATCGGCCCGGACCTGATCCAGACCCTGCGCGGGGTGGGATACCGCTTGTCGGCGCCCTGACCCGAGCCCTGACCCCGGCCCTGACCGGGGCCGCGACCAGCGTCCTGACCGGCGCCGTCGCCGCGAGCTGGCAGCCCGGGTGATGATGGTGGGATGAACGGGTTCGCGGCGGACGTCACCGTCCCGGCGGACGTGGCACGCTACTGCCGCGCCACCGGGCCGTTCGAATCGCCGCTGATCTGGCTGGGGTTCGGCGCGGCCGCGGTCGTGCTGCTGGTGGTGGCGCTGCGGTGGCTGCACCGGCGGCGGATCCGGCGGCGGGCCCGGGTCGCCGCGGCGCTCTGCCTGCTGGTGGCCGCCCTGACCGGGGTCAACAGCTACGTCGGGTACGTGCGCGACCGGCACGACTTCGCGATGCTGCTGGAACGCGCGGACGGCCCGGCAGCCGCGCTGGGCCGGCTCGTCGACGACGGCGGGGACCCGGACGTGGGGCGCGGCGACCGGCGCACGCCCGCGGATGCGGACACCCCGCGCCTGGACTCGTTCGAGCTGGCCGGCCCGGCCGACGGGATCCCCACCGGGCGGATCTACGTGCTGCTGCCGCCCGGCTACGCCCATTCCACGCGCTCCTACCCGGTGGTCTACCTGCTGCACGGCTACCCGTTCGGGTCCTCCCAGGACTGGCTGACCGCGGGTGACGCGCCCGGCGCGCTGAACCTGCTCTACC
The sequence above is a segment of the Amycolatopsis viridis genome. Coding sequences within it:
- a CDS encoding response regulator transcription factor yields the protein MRVLVVEDEQVFAETLRKGLTAEGFAVEVAHTGPDGLWLAREQQFDVVVLDLMLPGLSGYEVLKRLRQSENWTPVLVLTAKDGEYDEADAFDLGADDYLTKPFSYVVLLARLRALLRRGAPERPAVLTLADLRLDPAARTVHRGEREIELTAREFGLLEFLLRRRGEALSKREILTHVWDAHYDGDENIVEVYVGYLRRKIGPDLIQTLRGVGYRLSAP